The Magnolia sinica isolate HGM2019 chromosome 9, MsV1, whole genome shotgun sequence sequence TAAAACCCAAACTAGTTGCTAGTCGAAGGCCAAGCAATGTGGCTtcgtattctgctgtattgttcgaggcttgaaattcaagtcttaaggcatattgcatgtaggttTAATTGGGAGTTTTCAAGACGACTcctgccccacttgccttagaattggatgagccatcGACATAAAGGTGCCATTTAGGTGGGTAGGGCGGTGATTCGGGAATTGCAGTCATCTGATTGGTTGGCTCATTGGCGAGATCGGTCGGTGAATCAGTTTATGGGGTAACTTCAGCTATAAAGTGGGCCACGGCCTGTTCTTTAATTGTTATCCTCGGCTTGTATTAAATGTCAAATTCACTAAGTTCGATCGCCCACTTCATTAGTTGGCTGGAAGCTTCCGATTTCTGAAAAATCTGACGGAGAAGGGGATTGGTTACGAAAACAATGGTATGCTGATGAAAGTACAACCGAAGTCATTGTGAACACATAACTAATACTAGGGCCACTTTCTACAGCGGTGGATATCGGGTTTCTACAGGGAGCAATGCTTTACTGACATAGTACACCGGTAATTGCTTCCCTTCACGCTCACGTATCAAGGTTGAGCTTACGGCTGCGTCGAAGACTGCTAGGTACAACAATAAGGCCTCCCTGGGCTCGAGCTTTGATAGGAGAGGGGGAGATTCGAGATATGACTTCAACTGCTGGAACGCTACTTCACACTTTTTTGTCTAATCTACTATTTGCCGACCTTTCAATAGTTTGAAGAATGGAAGGCATTTATCGGTAGTTCGGGAAAGGAAGCGGCTGAGTGCGGCCACTCGTCCAGTTAGTCTTTGTATCTCCTTGATCATTTTCGAGGATTCCATGTCGAGCAAAGCCTTGATTTTCTCTAGGTTCGCTTCGATTCCTCGTTGGCTGACTAAGAATCTGAGAAATTTACCCGAGCTTACCCCGAAATCGCACTTGCTTGGGTTCAACTTTATCTAATACTTGCGAAGGATAGTGAACATTTCTTCCAAGTCAGCAATATGATCAAGTCGTCGATGTATATTTCCATGATTCAACCGATATGCTGAGTTAACATTTTGTTTACTAACCGCTGGTAGGTTGCTCCTGCATTCTTTAGACCAAAAGGCATCACATGGTAACAATAAAAACCTTTGTTAGTGACAAAGGTAatcttagatttatctgattagtgcattgcaatttgattgtaTCCAGAATAAGCATCTATAAAACTAAAAAGTTCATGTCCCGCCATGCTGTCTACCAATTGATCGATCCTTGGAAGAGGAAAGttgtcctttgggcaggctttatttagatCGGTATAATCGATACAGACTCGTCATTTCTCATTGGCTTTTTAACaagtacgacattagctacccaCTCCGGATAGTATATTTTCTCGATAAATTCAGCCTTGAGGAGATTGTTGACCTCTTCTTCAATAATGACGTACCTTTTGGGGCCGAGTGGACGTCGCTTCTGTCAGATCGATCGGTAGGTCGGGTCGATGTTGAGGCGATGAGTCATCATCGAAGGATCGATCCCAAGTATATCTTCATGGCTTCATGTAAACACGTTGGCGTATCGTCGGAGTAGAGATATTAGCTTATTTTTCAGAGGCGATTGTAGAGATGAGCCAATCCGAACTATTTTGGACTTGTCTGCCTCGACCAAAGGAATTGGAATCAAATCCTCCACCGGTTGGCCTCGTTCATGGGTCTCGGCCTGAGGGTCCAATGATTTGATCGTGGTTACCTCGGCGGGACCTTTCACGGCCATCACATAGCAGTGCCTTGTATCCTGTTGGTCACGTTTGACGACTCCGATTCCCAACTCAGTTGGAAATTTTACGGAGAGATGGTATGTCAACACTACAGCTTAGAGAAGAGATAGAGAGGGCCAACCGAGGATGGATTTTAGACTGACGGTTggtcgactatcagaaagtcaACTATCATTGTCGCTTGATGCAGGGAATTTTCGACAGTGAGTAGCAATGAGATGACTCCTTCAGAGAGAATTTGTCCACCTGAGAATCTGATCAATGAGGTGTGAACTGGTCGTAATGCCGATCGTTCCATGcccattttgtcgaatgcttGAGTAAATAATACATCCACAGATGACCCTGTATCAACAAGAATATGGACCACCTTGCGGTTTGCTATGGTGAGGGTGACGACTAAGGCGTCATTATGCGGATGGTGAATGCCCCGAGCGTCTTCATCTGTAAAAGATATGCAGTACTTAtcctttttcctctcttttaAAGGCTGAGCTAAAATCAGGATCTCAGACATAGGCCGACTGATGCTCCTCGCATGATTTTTCTGAGCATTATTTGAATCGCTCCTGCCTCGAGGACCACTGACAATAGTTCGAATTTCCTCCATTGGTCGGTTGTCACCCGAACGTTCTTCCGTTGTCCCAGTTCTTTCAACGTGCCCTCTGAGACAACCTTCTCGAATGAGTctttcaattttttctttcaagTGATAGCAGTCACTTGTATTGTGCCCATGGTCGCGATGATAATGGAAGTATTTATTCTTGCTCCGCCGATTCGAGTTGCTTTGGAGTTTATCTGGCCAGTTGATGAATCCTTCGcccttgatttccatcaatacctgctTTTGCGGCTTATTAAGAAGAGTATACATGGAGAATTTATAGTCAGGCCTCTTACCCGATCTACGTTCGTCACGAGGCCGATCATCCTTACGCTTCTTACCTCCAGCTGTGTCAACTTCTTTTCTTACTGACTCTTTAGCTGAGATTTTTGCGCTTTGAGCGGCCTCGCGCAGGATTCGGGTTTCTTCGGCGTCCACATACTTATCTGACCGAGCCATGAACTCGCCAAAGTAGTAGGCGGGTTCTTGTCCAGGGATACAAGAAACGGTTTATCTCTGACGCCTTGCATGATCGAGTTAAGAGCTGTCTCGTCCGAGTGTTTGGCTTCAACTGCTTGAACCAAAGCCGAGCTATGTCAGTCAGGGTGAGTGAGAGGCTCGGCACATCACGGCGTCCGATGCATCGTGCAACTCCATATACGTCCTAAAGGATTCAATGTGCTCAGTTGGAACGGTTTTGCCGGTGAAAGGTGTAATATGAGGAAGGCGGAACCGGTCTGGTAGCCGAGCTTGCATAATCTCTTCTGTGAATGGGGATGCCTTTGCCTCAGGTCTAGTCTGATCAAGATTACGGTTCTGCTTCATGTCTGCGATCTCTTCTTCCATTTCCTTTCGGAAATCCTGAAGGTCAGCTTTTCAGGGTTCGTCGCTATCAACTGTACCCTCGACTGATGGCCTGCTACGCCTCCTCCGTTCTATTTCTTGTCGAAGAGCAGTGGCAGGCAGCGGGGCAGTCACGGAACGAGAGGGCGCTGGCTCAGGCGAATCCCGGTGCTGACTCTGCTGAGGGACATATCGTGGAGTGACAGGTTGGGAGTCGGCAACTTGTGGTGGGGCATTCACCCGACCGCCATCATGCTGGGTAGGAACATGTTGGCGATGGATCTGTCCCAACGTGTGCTTCATATAGTTCATATCGCTCCTGAGCTCCTAGACCTCCTTATCCAACCGCCCGTTTCTCCGATTTCGTTGAGTCTGCCTGGTTGAAACGGTGATTGCCGGCAGGGCCACGGAACCTTGTTAAGTGTCGGGCTGGTTCTGGGTCCCTTGAGCTCCATTTGTGCCAGGCGGACCTTCTGTTGACGGTGGTTCGGTGACAACGACCTCATTAAGCTATTCTTGAGTAGTTCTTCTAGTTCTTGCCATTAAAGATCTATTCGAGGCTTCCCGATAGAGCTTGGAAAACGTCTTTTCGTATCATAtcccacagacgacgccaaactgttgatgcaaaaatctggtacgCCCCTTCTGTGTCCGTTCACCTGCACAAGGAGAAgacaaagaagaccctggctacagccggggaccctctgatgccaaagtcagggctAGGATTGTTCGAAAGGGTTTTAGGGATAGGTTTTTGCGTACCTCTCATTGTTGAAGGTCTTCCTCTTTATAGGAAGGGGAGGATCTCATTGTGCCAGGATTCTTTTCCTGATCTTTTGGAGATTTGGAGATTCGGTATCAATCTAATTTGGGATTGCGGCCGTTCCCAAGATCTTCGGGGTCAGAGATCTCATTACTGGATTTTCGGGCAAGCGTTTCGCTTTGCACCGATTCCCTTTTACTCGAATCGGACCTGGCCGACTCAACTAATGAGCGAGTCTCGGCCTGGCTGTAAGAAGTAGAGCTACTTGCCCTCTGTCGGATGAGATGGTGTATTTTCTATATCCGATTGCCGACTTAGTAACCGACCATTTCATGGTCGGTTTTATTGTCGGTCGTGTGGCATCTGAGCTTCGGGCCTAAGTCGGCCTCTTTTGGATGTTGCTGCCTcgtttatcgagtcaactttgtTCATCGTACAGATTCTACCTTACGGTTCTGGACTTTATAAGCGTCGGTCAAGGTTCCTCTCTTATAAACTTAGCTAAGTCTTTCTTTTAGGCTTTTGGTATGCTTTCCTCGGTTCGGCTTGTTGCCTCGGGATCCGGGaggtgtcagtagagttggtccattccatagccgagtTTCTAGACTTGTACTATTTTCTTCCCAACAAGcctccactccattcattagatgCCTAATCTCATGTTAGGCATAGGACTAAAAGATTAAGCTGACGTTATTCAAGTGGCCCACTCAAAAGAAAACAGCTGAGACAGAGAGAGTTGCTATTTTGATTTTTATGATAATTATAGGAAATCCAATCCAACAATTAGACGCCACACCAACATTTTAGGTCTTGGGACCTAAAAACCAGTCTCATTCATTATTCATGTGCCGATGAGAGAACTTGTCTGCCATTGAACTGCTTCTAACATTGTGGACCCCCGCGGAATGGGCCAGAATATCTACAAGGTCATTACCTGATGGATCACGTCTTGGCTATTGGGCACATTAGCCACCCTACTACTAATGTTCATGACCTGCCTTGTACACGCTTGTGAGCTTGGCAAAGCTTAATGTGGTGACCGTTTGATCATGAAGGTGCGGACCACTTGGTCAAGCTGATAAAACAATATGGGGGGTATGTTGGGGGCCATGGCTCGGTGAGCCATACTATTCATGTGATGGGCCGACCGTAGGCCAGAATATATAACAAAAACTCCGAATTAAACAAATATGTTCATTTTCTTCATGTAAAAGATTTTACTTAGATGACACTGGCCCATTTGACACCCCTGAATCTGTCCTGTCTCATTTCTTCCCGTCAACCAACCTTCAAACCAAAATGCAGGGAGATACATCTGCGTGTGGCTCTCTCTACTTTGTCTTCTTATCCAAAGAAACATGTTGAAGATCCAAAACAAttaatgtaaaagaggcacttTGGTAGTGTTTAccattttgatacacaaacactTTCAAAATTGTAACCATAGCATATATATAAATACTTattaaattgactaaattttggAAATATGGTTAATTAGTCACATCTCTAAAATCATTTAACTTAGACACCTGTTTGTTGaattaggaccattggatatataGTTTTCATTTATAACCGTACAATAAATttccaccaatctgataatcagatacatgcttcaattttggttcatgatatataAACTAATACCCATGTGAATAATTTATTTTTGGTTAATTGTATGCCATGAATGTGGTAACTTCAaaatgcatgtgtatcatccataacagtatgtcagagtatcaaagttttcctaagaaagaaaaaaagacaagTTGTCTGACACTTTGGCAGAATATGATACTTGATGCTCAGCTTAGAACTTGTGCACCTGGCATAAAATAAATGGAATGAAATTCCATAAATTATTAAAACTTGTTGTTTCTTAGTTACAGTCCAATCAGATTGTTTAAGAAGTATCCATCTCTGATTCGTCCACACTTGTTTATTAAAATAGGAGTAttgtatcttttttatttttattgcctAAActtgaatttggacggtttaatttgaattatttatttgtCATGTTTGCAATTTCTACGTGCCTGTGTATCATTACTCACACTCCGCCGGAGTCTTTAAGGTTTTCTCTTATATGGCTCCTATGTTAGTTATGCACTATAATGGTGGTGATCCATCCTTGTCAATGTGGCCATGGCACTGATATAGTGATTTTCGGGCCATTAAAATTGTGATCCCATTGTTAATGGAGAATATCTCTAAAATTACTCTGATCAagcaatcttagccatccaattaatgactatcaaatggatggttagatgtaaAACAgcgagtggtccaaatttgagaaaaaaagATGGTAAAATTACTTTCTCTCTTGAAGTTCTTCGTAATGCTGCATCACAGTTGTGGtagtgatttggatggtctagattcccATACAAATATGTTATGTGTAATTGAAATGTCACAACCAATTGAAAATGTATTATATAAGAGTCCAGTCAATCAAATGAGTAATTTTaactaaaatacaaaaaaaatggaATTATCGTTAGCTGACTTTATCTAATCAGTGCACATGGccgtcgaatcaatgggccactTCTTCGATAAGAGGCGGCATGAAGGATTACAACagacgcagattgcgtactgacacTGCAGTAGCAAGTTgacattggtgggtcccaccatgatgtatgtgctttatccacgctgtccatccattttttccagcttatttcagggcatgagctcaaaaatgaggcagatccaaatatcaggtggaccacattacaggaaatagtggtgattaaacgcctaccattaaaaacaattTGGGGCCCGCAAAAGtattggaccaagctgatatttttgttttccgttcatccaggtgtttgtgacctaatcaacaggttagataaaaaaaacaaacattatggtgggccctaggaaacttttaatggtggccgttcaatcactagtgttttcgtgtggtgtggtctacatgagatttggatctacctcattcttaggctcatgccttaaactaaagatccaaaatggatggacggcgtggataaaacaaatacattgttGTGGGGCTAACAGAGAACCGTTCGCCACTGGCAGTGTCAATAACAATTGCGTCTGATAGCAGACGCGATGAACCTAACGGTCCTGGACCTTTTTGTTACGGTGGTGACTACGTGACCAATGCATGGAGATTgagaccattcatcaagtaggcctgAGCATTTACTTGCCCAAAGATCAGACCTACCATCAGGAGGGCCCCACAAGCATAAGAGAAGCAGAATATACACTTGTGTGTATACCACTTTTTAGTATGTACTTTTAATTTTACGAATAAACTACTAAGCTGGTGTATCAATGGGGGCTTCCACCGCTGCacgcatgacacgtacctccaATCCAAAGCGTCCAATGGGTGGGTCTCACTGTAGATGGACTAAGCTGATGGTGGATGACATGTGATGGTTGATAAATGAGACAATCAGTAACAGCTCCAATTTCAACACCAGATGTCCATTTAAGGCTGGCCACATGATAATATCACTGGGGCAAAAGTAGGACTGGTACACAGATTCAAGTGGTACGTGATGTACGGCCCAAGTGAAAGCTCGTATATCAAGTGAGCCCCAGGCCCCCCACTGCATAGATCCAGGATACCCGGGCCAGAAAATCACCGTCCGTTAACAATGAGAACCACGTGTGTGCTGGATTTCTAGTCATTCATTTCTCTGCCACAACCTCATGTGGGGGTGTGACCATTTGCTAAAGTGGATCAATGACTTCATttggatgagatccaccccatccattaggtgTGCCACCTTGTGTTTTGACTAAGGCCCAAAAAccaggcaaattcaaaactcaggtgagctacACCATGGGAACATTTGAGATGGTAAGTCCCACCGTTAAATCAACCAAATTGTATGTGGTGTCTATTGTCGTGTGTACATGACATCCAATCTACTAATCTGGCATGAAACAACAGATGAGTGGATTCTATCAAAATTAGAACACTCgaagactcatgtgggccacacaacatgaaTTTTAATGTTTTAGTCATGATATCACACCGTTGTCTATGGTGTAGCACCTAGGTCTTGGATTAGCCTGTTATTTGTTCACGGAGAAAATACGAtagctcacctgatggacggtatggatctcatGTACATTTCCCCAAGCGGAGGTGGGTTAATTGTAGGTACGCCTTATGTGTGACTAGGCATGGTTAGTCCGGCCGTGATTTGGCTAgttacgctgccactagccagatggctagtggtcagtgatCTGTGAGCCCCgtccataatgtatatgttttatccacgccgtccatctatttttagatataaatttaggttttgatcaaaaaaatgaggtagatctaaatccctggtggaccacaccatgagaaagcattagtgattgaatgtccgcTATTAAaactaaggtccattgtaatgtttacactacatccaacctgctgatcaggtcatacagacctaaacCTGTGtcaagggaaaaaataaatatcagcttgatctaaaacttttgtgccccctagaagttcttaatggtgtgTGTTCAATAACACTttatggtccacttcagatttatatCTATTGtaatgttttgaaaaaaaaaaaaaaagaaagcacgGCATAGATGAAGCATATAAATCATTGTGGGCTCAttgagcactgaccactagccaggGTTACCAACGTTTACCCCTAACTTGGGTTCGAGTCCTTACTGCAGTGGTAGACTCTGGAGCTTCAACACCAGGTTTTGGGTTCgagacccataggtggtgaaatcccactacgtgGGTGTGTGTCaggtgcgtgtgaaaaaaaaaaaaaaaaaaacaattttacccataacagtgtTGTGTGATATGTTGGGAGCTGTGGAGCTCATCCTGATgtattgttttatatccactttaTCTATCTTGTTtgggaagctcaagtggaccacaacataggaagcagtcaaaatcttcctatggctgactgtaatgtttatttgaaatctaaccagtTAATAAGGTTATACAAATGgggataggggtgtacatcgagtcgaaccaagtcgagccgtgggataggggtgtacattgagtcgaactgtGTCGAGCTGGCCGCGGCTCGACTCTGCTcaaacactggctgacctcagctcgatcctcgagcctgacttgccagctcggctcagttcggtcaacagcttgggCTAGCTCGggctaagttcgagccaagatcgaaccgagttcgccattgaggcatttccacaacacctgaactgcaacttcaaaatcccattgttttacaaacaaaggcaatggttttacaggatTAAACTTCCATTGATGGTTTCGGTAGGAACTTGAGCTGCAATGAAGTGTTTGATG is a genomic window containing:
- the LOC131255169 gene encoding uncharacterized protein LOC131255169, with amino-acid sequence MARSDKYVDAEETRILREAAQSAKISAKESVRKEVDTAGGKKRKDDRPRDERRSGKRPDYKFSMYTLLNKPQKQVLMEIKGEGFINWPDKLQSNSNRRSKNKYFHYHRDHGHNTSDCYHLKEKIERLIREGCLRGHVERTGTTEERSGDNRPMEEIRTIVSGPRGRSDSNNAQKNHARSISRPMSEILILAQPLKERKKDKYCISFTDEDARGIHHPHNDALVVTLTIANRKVVHILVDTGSSVDVLFTQAFDKMGMERSALRPVHTSLIRFSGGQILSEGVISLLLTVENSLHQATMIVDFLIVDQPSV